A part of Raphanus sativus cultivar WK10039 unplaced genomic scaffold, ASM80110v3 Scaffold1404, whole genome shotgun sequence genomic DNA contains:
- the LOC130504193 gene encoding probable aquaporin PIP2-4: MAKDLEVQEGGASAARDYQDPPPAPLFDMEELGKWSLYRAVIAEFVATLLFLYVSILTVIGYKAQTDANAGGVDCGGVGILGIAWAFGGMIFVLVYCTAGISGT, encoded by the coding sequence ATGGCAAAGGACTTGGAGGTGCAAGAGGGTGGAGCATCGGCGGCGAGAGATTACCAGGATCCACCTCCGGCGCCATTGTTTGACATGGAGGAGCTTGGGAAATGGTCGCTCTATAGAGCGGTCATAGCTGAGTTCGTGGCAACACTTCTCTTCCTTTACGTCTCAATCCTCACCGTAATCGGCTACAAAGCTCAGACCGACGCAAACGCCGGAGGAGTTGATTGCGGTGGCGTTGGGATATTGGGTATTGCGTGGGCTTTCGGTGGAATGATCTTTGTTCTCGTTTACTGTACCGCCGGTATCTCCGGTACGTAA